A genomic region of Papaver somniferum cultivar HN1 chromosome 7, ASM357369v1, whole genome shotgun sequence contains the following coding sequences:
- the LOC113300221 gene encoding LOB domain-containing protein 36-like, protein MASSSNSPCAACKFLRRKCTQECVFAPYFPPDQPQKFANVHKVFGASNVAKLLNEITPTQREDAVNSLAYEAEARLRDPVYGCVGVISTLQHRLKQVEHDLYNAKKELSTFIGPAALLPLAQHPHHPHHHPLLHHAQNPNSPVGVVAGGGGGAYGISSLGLGLPTGPTQQAHLLMREQQQQQQQHIIDPQQLAAVIAAREQQDMMRSYEQQQQQQQQELVRFNSGFDGVANGTGGGGGVLFNQMGSGVPSPLSLVTFDNNNNNNSPFQIQQQQQQQHIQENHHQPQQHQQPPPQLQIQPETPQQQRSGSDEGTSVGGPSS, encoded by the coding sequence ATGGCGTCGTCATCGAATTCACCTTGCGCGGCGTGTAAATTTCTCCGTCGTAAATGCACACAAGAATGTGTGTTTGCACCCTACTTCCCACCAGACCAGCCTCAGAAATTCGCAAACGTTCATAAAGTCTTTGGAGCAAGTAATGTAGCAAAGTTACTCAACGAAATCACACCAACACAGAGAGAAGATGCTGTCAATTCATTAGCTTATGAAGCTGAAGCTCGGCTTCGCGATCCGGTTTATGGTTGTGTTGGAGTCATATCAACGCTTCAACATAGATTGAAACAAGTAGAACATGATCTCTACAATGCTAAGAAAGAACTTTCTACTTTCATTGGTCCAGCAGCTTTGTTGCCTCTTGCTCAACATccacatcatcctcatcatcatccccTTTTGCATCATGCTCAGAACCCTAATTCTCCTGTTGGTGTAGTtgccggtggtggtggtggtgcttatGGGATTTCTTCTTTGGGATTAGGGCTTCCAACTGGACCTACACAACAAGCTCACTTGCTGATGAgggagcaacagcagcagcagcagcaacatataATTGATCCACAACAATTAGCTGCAGTTATAGCagcaagagaacaacaagatatgatgagaagttatgagcaacagcagcaacaacaacaacaagaacttGTCAGGTTTAATAGCGGTTTTGATGGAGTTGctaatggaactggtggtggtggtggtgttttgTTTAATCAAATGGGTTCTGGTGTGCCTTCGCCGTTGAGTTTGGTTACATtcgataacaacaacaacaacaatagtcCATTTCAaattcaacaacaacagcaacaacaacatattcaagaaaatcatcatcaacctcagcaacatcaacaaccaccacctcaacTGCAAATTCAACCAGAAACACCACAACAACAGAGGTCGGGGAGCGATGAGGGTACAAGTGTTGGTGGACCATCTTCATAA